From one Perca flavescens isolate YP-PL-M2 chromosome 4, PFLA_1.0, whole genome shotgun sequence genomic stretch:
- the LOC114554428 gene encoding troponin T, cardiac muscle isoforms isoform X1, with translation MSDTEDAPYEGQGDENDGAEESEGEEAKRKLKPGFVPGLAPPKIPDGEKVDFDDIHRKRMEKDLTELHTLIDAHFEKRKKEEEELLNLTDRIETRRSERAEQMKIRAEREKERQNKQAEEKARKEGEEAKKKADDDARKKLILSNLSFTGYKTQPGAKKQTEREKKKKILNDRRKELHVEHMKEDKLREKAKEMWEWLRQLEAEKFELQYKHTKQKYEVTVLRNRVSDHQKVSKGSRSKRGLRK, from the exons ATGGTGCAGAGGAAAGTGAAGGAG AAGAGGCAAAGCGCAAGTTAAA GCCTGGTTTTGTGCCCGGCTTGGCACCTCCCAAAATCCCAGATGGAGAAAAAGTGGACTTTGAT GACATTCATCGAAAACGAATGGAGAAGGACCTGACTGAGCTGCACACTCTGATTGACGCTCACTTTGAGAAGCGtaagaaggaggaagaggagcttCTTAACCTGACAGATCGCATT GAGACACGCAGGTCAGAGAGAGCAGAGCAGATGAAGataagggcagagagagaaaaagaacgGCAGAACAAACAAGCT GAAGAAAAAGCGAGAAAGGAAGGGGAAGAGGCGAAGAAGAAAGCAGATGATGATGCGAGGAAGAAGTTGATTCTGTCCAACTTGAGTTTCACTGGATACAAG ACACAACCtggggcaaaaaaacaaacggaaagagaaaagaaaaagaagattcTAAACGATCGACGCAAAGAGCTACATGTTGAGCACATGAAAGAGGACAAACTcag GGAAAAAGCcaaggaaatgtgggaatggCTACGCCAGCTGGAGGCCGAGAAATTTGAACTTCAGTATAAGCACACTAAGCAAAAGTATGAG GTCACCGTGCTGAGAAACCGGGTCAGTGATCATCAAAAAGT TTCAAAGGGTAGCAGAAGCAAGCGTGGCCTGAGGAAGTAA
- the LOC114554428 gene encoding troponin T, cardiac muscle isoforms isoform X2, with the protein MSDTEDAPYEGQGDENEEAKRKLKPGFVPGLAPPKIPDGEKVDFDDIHRKRMEKDLTELHTLIDAHFEKRKKEEEELLNLTDRIETRRSERAEQMKIRAEREKERQNKQAEEKARKEGEEAKKKADDDARKKLILSNLSFTGYKTQPGAKKQTEREKKKKILNDRRKELHVEHMKEDKLREKAKEMWEWLRQLEAEKFELQYKHTKQKYEVTVLRNRVSDHQKVSKGSRSKRGLRK; encoded by the exons AAGAGGCAAAGCGCAAGTTAAA GCCTGGTTTTGTGCCCGGCTTGGCACCTCCCAAAATCCCAGATGGAGAAAAAGTGGACTTTGAT GACATTCATCGAAAACGAATGGAGAAGGACCTGACTGAGCTGCACACTCTGATTGACGCTCACTTTGAGAAGCGtaagaaggaggaagaggagcttCTTAACCTGACAGATCGCATT GAGACACGCAGGTCAGAGAGAGCAGAGCAGATGAAGataagggcagagagagaaaaagaacgGCAGAACAAACAAGCT GAAGAAAAAGCGAGAAAGGAAGGGGAAGAGGCGAAGAAGAAAGCAGATGATGATGCGAGGAAGAAGTTGATTCTGTCCAACTTGAGTTTCACTGGATACAAG ACACAACCtggggcaaaaaaacaaacggaaagagaaaagaaaaagaagattcTAAACGATCGACGCAAAGAGCTACATGTTGAGCACATGAAAGAGGACAAACTcag GGAAAAAGCcaaggaaatgtgggaatggCTACGCCAGCTGGAGGCCGAGAAATTTGAACTTCAGTATAAGCACACTAAGCAAAAGTATGAG GTCACCGTGCTGAGAAACCGGGTCAGTGATCATCAAAAAGT TTCAAAGGGTAGCAGAAGCAAGCGTGGCCTGAGGAAGTAA